The window AGATGAGCTGAAGGGCCTGCCACGAGTCGTACGGGCTGGCGCCGTAGGAAGTGGTGAGGGTGACGTCGTTCCTGAAAAAGAGGTCGTTTATCGATACGGGGATCGTAACCCCGGGGTCCGTGGGCGCGAAGAAGAGGACCGTCCCCCCCCTCTCCACCGATTCAAGGGCCTGGATCTGGGCAGTTTCCGCCCCCGTGCAGACAAACACGACGTCGGCCAGCCTTCCCCCGCACATGCGGCGCAGGCAGGAGGGCACGTCATCTCCGGGCAGAATCGCCTCGTCTGCCCCGAAGGTGAGCCCCGCCTCCAGGCGGTAAGGGACGGGATCGACGGCCAGGATCTTTCCCGCACCCGATGCCCTGGCCAGGTGAATGCACAAGAGCCCCGCCATGCCGCTGCCGATCACCAGGACGGATTGAGAGGGTTTCACCCGGGCGACCCTGAAAGCCCGGACCACGCAGCCGAGGGCTTCGTGGAAAGATGCCTCTTCGAAGGAGAGGCCGTCGGGGATGAGAAACACCCCCCTGTCCACATTGATGGAGGGAAGACGCACGTATTCGGCGAAGCCGCCGGGGTCGAAGTTCGTGCTCCGCAGCGTGTCGCACGCGGTGTGGTGCCCCGTGAGACAGTGGGCGCAGGTGTTGCAGGGAACGTGATGGGAGGCGACGATGCGGTCCCCCGGCTTGAACTCTTTAACCCCTTCCCCTGCCTGGACGACCTCTCCCGCCACTTCGTGCCCCAGGACCACCGGGGCCTTCTTCAGGCGATACCATTCGATGACGTCGCTCCCGCAGATACCGCTGGCGATGACCCTCATCAACAGCTCGCCGGGCCCGATGGAGGGGACGGGCATTTCTTCGATCCTGATGTCGTCGTTCCGGTAATATCTGGCGACTTGCATAAAAGCGCGTCTTCTCCGAAAGGGAGGTTTAACGCTCAACCTCCCGGTTTTTCTCTTCTTTTCCTGCCCATTCCCAGGGATAAGAGGTCCCGGTGCCTGCGACCCTGCCGTGCTGCAGCGGCTCTCTCGATGCAGGCGCAACGAACAGGTGCGCCGAACAGCCCGTAACGCGAGATCTTTGCCTCCCCCTCGAGGAAAACGGGTGAGAATATCCTACAACAGCCCGGTGCTCCTTTCAAGATTTATGGCCTTAGCTTTGCCCCGGGGAGGGGTCTTTCGGGGGGAAAAGATTGACCGGATAAGGGGGCAGGGCGGGGCAGGTCCTCACTCTTTTTGCGCCTCGTCCCAGTCGATGGCGATGTGAAGGGCGTCTTCGAGGTCCCGTGCGTACATCTTTCGTGCAAGGCGCAGAAGCCCCAGGACGTTGTCACCTCTCTCCTTTGTTCTCCGCTCGATTACCGTTCCGATGGGTTCCCGCTTTTTCTTCTGGTAATCTACCCGGTAAACGGTAACGCTTCTCACGAAACCTCCCTTAACAAGGCCGTATGGAAAAAATCCTTTATATATTGCTAAGTTTATCCAAACTATCCCTTTTTTGTCAACGGGAAGGAGTAAAATATAGATCTGCACTTTTTTTGCGTCTGTGCCTGCTTCAAAGAGAGTGGAAAATTCTTCCGTGAGATATTAAAATAGACGCTCAGGAGTTTTAGAGAAAAAAAAGGGGTTGAAATTGATACAGAAAAGAGATCTGCACTTTATCCTGATGATGGCTCTCGTCGTGGCCCTTCTCGTTGTGTTCTCGCTCACCGGCAAGCCGAGGCTGTTGCCCTCAGATGAGGTGCACATGACGGCCACCAGCGATGCCCGATGCCTCGAATGTCACGGGAAGTCGTCCGAGTACCCGATGTCGGAGGACCACCCTCCCCGTGACAAGAAGTGTTATCTCTGCCACAAAAAGAGCAAAGG is drawn from Deltaproteobacteria bacterium and contains these coding sequences:
- a CDS encoding alcohol dehydrogenase catalytic domain-containing protein; translated protein: MRVIASGICGSDVIEWYRLKKAPVVLGHEVAGEVVQAGEGVKEFKPGDRIVASHHVPCNTCAHCLTGHHTACDTLRSTNFDPGGFAEYVRLPSINVDRGVFLIPDGLSFEEASFHEALGCVVRAFRVARVKPSQSVLVIGSGMAGLLCIHLARASGAGKILAVDPVPYRLEAGLTFGADEAILPGDDVPSCLRRMCGGRLADVVFVCTGAETAQIQALESVERGGTVLFFAPTDPGVTIPVSINDLFFRNDVTLTTSYGASPYDSWQALQLICSPHIRVKEMITHRLPLEETGRGFQIVAEARESIKVIIEPNRRNHS